The following is a genomic window from Plectropomus leopardus isolate mb chromosome 3, YSFRI_Pleo_2.0, whole genome shotgun sequence.
TGGGTCTGTGGAGGCCGGCTGTGGAGCCCGACCTCTGAGGAGTGGATGAACCCGATTTAAAGCCCACCGCCTCAATGATGTCATCTGGGGGTCACATGAGCAGAGAATTGTAGCATCAACATTCAATAGGAGTGAACTCCTAGTAACCAGTtagtaaaatatgtaaatattttaatattaaaagttTTGGGAGTGGATGCCccagataaaaaagaaacttggCGTTCAGAGGAAAGACTCGAGCAACAAAAAAGACTTGAAGAGAGCCCTCTTGGGGTTGGGGAAGATCCGGCAAGCTCACCTGCAGGCATGCATCATAGGCATGGTTGTAATAACTCTCACTGCCAGAGGGCGGAGACAAAAGTTCTGCACTTCAGCTTTAATATAAATTCAAGTAAATTATGTCTTTAACTGAAATCGAAAAACAAGCAGAGGAAGGAGATCTCCTGTGCCACTCATACTTCTAACtttgaatctgtgtgtgtgtaaaagccAGACAGTCTTGCATAAAGAAAAGCCCATGGTTATGTACAGTACTTGTGTATTCTGAAAAATATCTAAATCAGTGCCAAATTTAATAATGTAGGTGAAAAAGTGCAACTAAGCAAACATACTGAATAAATGTTCTTTGTGCTTGCATTTCTAAAAGAGGTGACCTGTTAGCGGCTGAAATGGAAGTGCAATTTACTGCTAAGACAAGTACTAAAAGTGCATTTAGATCTACATAAACACACCTCAGCTGTTCCAACTCCACTAACTCAGCCAAAGCTCATTTTAGAGCCACATATAGGAACAGCAATTGAATTACAAAATATCGGCACTGATGCAAATGCTTTTTTACTATCACCTACTCTACAGTAAAGTCATATACAAAGTGCATTAAAACATTGGGGGGTGGGGCTTTAAGATTTGAATTTGCTTTgaagtatgtgtgtatgtatgactATGACTAACCATCGATGCTCTTGAAGTCGAGGAGGTAGGATCTGTTGTCCACCTGATAAAGCTGCAGGCTCATTTTCACCAGGTTTCCCGTCACTGGATTCTTCCTCCGCACTCGCAGGTGATATGGGTTCACGACCTACAACAAGTAATAACAATCTTGTTTGCACATAGACTTTTTTGTGCgctttatttatgtgtgtttaagaCATATCCTATTACCTTCCAGTCAAAGCTGAGTTGTCTCATAGCCCTGTATACTTCAGCCATGATATCATACGGTCTGCTCTGACTCCTGATACCCAGGTGCCACTTGGCTTTCTTCACTGCCAGCGGCTTGGGCCGAGTTGTGTTGAGAGCGTCCAGAGGACAACGAGCCTTGGGGCTGTCGGCCAGGAGCGGAGGCATCCTCTCTGGGTGGGGTTTGACACCGGGGGGCAGCGGCATGCCTTCTTCTATGAAAGAGCCCTGGGGAGGACTGGAGGCCAAGTAGAACTCGCTGGCCTGCGTCATGATGCGCCGGTTGTCTATTATAAGGTGATAGGCTACTGCTAGCTGATCCTGCACGGACAGAGAGACAATTGAAGACTTAATTAAATGAAGCTGAGGACCTTCAAATTAGTGAAACAGACAAACATCTCTGAACTGTGAATGTGCTTCATGTACCTGAGGATCCCCGCTGTAAAGGCTGGACACAACCTCGGACTCTGTGCATTCAAACTTCTCACACACTTCCCTGACGGCCTCTTCGTCCAGGACTGTAGCGTCGTATGAGGGGTCCTCAGGGAACAGGTAGCCTGGCAGGTCCTGCTTAAACCATTCATGTTCCCTGATGGAGGAGAGCATTAAAATGATCAGTCTGAACTACAGAACTAAATCTAATGGTGATTTTGGTTGATGATTAGTGTCAAAATGATCAGAGAAGGTTGAGAACCTGATGTCTTTGATGGTGGCTCTTTTCAAAGGGTCCACCTGCAGCATGAGCATGAGCAGCGAGGCCACCGAGCGAGTCAAGTACTCTGGGATGTAAAAGACGCCTCCTCTGATCTTTTTGAACAGCGTGGGGACGTGCTCATCATCAAAGGGCAGGGTGCCGCACAGCAGGGCGTACAGGATCACCCCACAGCTCCAGATGTCAACCTCTGGGCCTGCATAGAGTCTGATGCAGTGATGAGAAGATGTGATacttaacaaacaaaaagatcCACAAGATACACAATCTACCACTCTTGAAGAACCGCTGGAAAAGGAGGTAGCACGTTTATAACTTTTAACTACCATTATATAGCTTTTACACATAAATACTAATTTATGATTTatgacacaaatgcacatgcatggTTGAGGTGATATACATTCCATCTATTGGCTGTACAGTTTTCTATTGATCTACAGGTGGTGGTAATGCGCCAAGAAGAGCAGCAATCTGCCACCAAGAGCTGTAAAGAAGAAGACTTCAAGCTGGTAATGTACCATTTAAATTACTTTAGAAAACCAGCTTTACTAACTGTTTTATGAGGAAGTACATGCATTCAGCATATTTGTTAGACCGTAAGCATACACACAGAGTTTTGGGGAGTAACAGTAACAGTTGTAACATTAGTTTGTTTAGAAGAAAACTTCACAGGGCAACTCATAAGGCTGTTTTCTGTCAGGCTGGGTCTCATTCAGTGTTTACTGCCACATCCACACTAATACCTTTTCATTTTAAGAAGGCATAGCACTACGTTTGCACCTAGGTTCCAGTGTTTTGCAACTCCTAAAACAGAGACCTTTGAAAATGCTGCTGACTccattttagtttgaaaactcTGGGGTCCCATTTTAGTCTGCACGGGAAGaaacaaacttttgaaaacGATGACACAAGACACCCATGCGGCCCAGTTATAAGTCACAGTATATCAAGCCAGTACAATATAGCGAAGtctacataataataataataagaagaaaaataatatctTGGATTTATATAGCGCCTTTCATGGGACCGAAGGATGCTTTACAAGAACACTACATACCTTTTGTGATTTCATCCTTCTTAGGTGTCTTCTCTTTTCTCATCACCATGACTTCCTCTGGCGATGGACAGTGCTCCTGGTACTGATATGTCCCCATATTTGTTTTGCAACAATTGCCAGTCTTTTTTTGCCGCTGCTTTGACCACCTTATACTAATGTATGACTTTCAGTAACAGATACATCTTGTCCTTGGCTCAAGCAAAAAAGTCTCACTTTTCGCCATCTCCATACTGTTTTAGCAACTAACTGAAGAGTATACAATCTGCTTCCTGTTAACGCCAGCACGCACATGCCCAGCAAATTGTCATGTGATATGTAATTTCAGGTGTGTTAGTATGGATGGAGAACTTTTCTGAAAAGGTgctaaaatgtttatatttacagaGATCCCTTTCGTTTTAAAACATTCTCGTAAAATGAACACATATTCGTGTGAATATGGCCTAAGTCACAAACTATTTCGTTCCCTACAGCCTTGAACATAATGGTGATTCAGTAATTGTCTTCTAAACATATATAATGGCGATTATCCATATAGCCTTAAACACGtgaccacacatacacaccttccTGAGATGACCTCTGGAGCAGCATAGTTCGGTGAGCCACAGCTCGTCCGTAGAAACTCCCCATCTGACATCATGTTTGACAGACCTGTTGGCCAAAAACAAGACGTATTAGCACCCTTCAGTCTTTTCtctgacagtgacacagactAATGAAACAATCCTCTGTTATCATATTATTGCTATTGATCCTTTGGTTAAATTGCACATGGCCTGCCACAGGGAGGGTGAGAGTTATACACCATGGACACCACTGATATCTTTATCCTCGTTTACCCGCCAAGACTCTAAGCTCTAAACACAAAGCTCATCTAATTGGATGAGCTTCTCTGTGCCTGCCAGGGCCAAACGCTAAACACCAGACACTCTGCGACGTGCTGACCTTCTCTTTATCTTTTATCCCTGTTCCTTTAACACCCTCCCTCTCGCTGCTCACCAGTGTCTGTTGCTCTCAGCCAAAACACTCCTCCTGCTGTACAGCCCTGCTGCACCCCCACGATTCCTTCCCTATCAGATGACACTGGGCCTCAAGGTTTCCTGCCAGACATGATATGAGACCTGGCCGTTGCTAGGGGGATCTCTCTCCACCCCACACACCCTGCTGCGCAAAGGGtctttgtgaaaatatttctctttttcataGTCGTATTGCATCAGGCGCCGTCTCTTAACCAATCAGCTAGAACAATTATGCCACAACTGATAAGAAACTTGGCGAGAAATTCCTCTTTATTTAATCATGAGGTTAACAGGTGCGTGATGGTGATTTCACACTTTTCTACATGTGTATAATTAAGTGTATAATTACGCATTGTCCTACAACTCTAAAACAAATGTTGCCTCTGCTCAAATTACTTGGTAATTCCACTCAGCTCTGCCACAAACTCTGCgtctttgtctttctcattcCCCCCCGtgaacatattttgttttgcttttctcttcttATATTCCCTAACAATTCTTCTGCCTCCGCCTTGAACAGTAACTCTGTTGTCTGGGGATCTTACCGAAATCGGCTATCTTGGCATTTTTGCTGGCATCCAGTAGGACGTTCTCAGGTTTGAGGTCTCTGTGGACCACCATGTGCCTGTGGCAGTAGTCAACAGCTGAGATAATCTGCTGGAAAAGACGGCGGGCTTCTGTGTCCTCCACCTGAAAGACACAATAAGAGAGGACATGATTGGGCTGTG
Proteins encoded in this region:
- the prkaa2 gene encoding 5'-AMP-activated protein kinase catalytic subunit alpha-2, encoding MAERQQQKHEGRVKIGHYILGDTLGVGTFGKVKIGEHQLTGHKVAVKILNRQKIRSLDVVGKIKREIQNLKLFRHPHIIKLYQVISTPTDFFMVMEYVSGGELFDYICKHGRVEDTEARRLFQQIISAVDYCHRHMVVHRDLKPENVLLDASKNAKIADFGLSNMMSDGEFLRTSCGSPNYAAPEVISGRLYAGPEVDIWSCGVILYALLCGTLPFDDEHVPTLFKKIRGGVFYIPEYLTRSVASLLMLMLQVDPLKRATIKDIREHEWFKQDLPGYLFPEDPSYDATVLDEEAVREVCEKFECTESEVVSSLYSGDPQDQLAVAYHLIIDNRRIMTQASEFYLASSPPQGSFIEEGMPLPPGVKPHPERMPPLLADSPKARCPLDALNTTRPKPLAVKKAKWHLGIRSQSRPYDIMAEVYRAMRQLSFDWKVVNPYHLRVRRKNPVTGNLVKMSLQLYQVDNRSYLLDFKSIDDDIIEAVGFKSGSSTPQRSGSTAGLHRPRLSIDSASPAIDLPQLSSSLPGSLSGSSPLLTPRQGSHTMDFFEMCASLITTLAR